The following is a genomic window from Alphaproteobacteria bacterium.
CATCTGCCTGTTGCGATGTGCCCAGCCATTTTGCATGTGCCAGTGAATCTGTCGCCTGTACTGCATCAGTTAATGGCACAAACACATGCCCTGCCTGCTGGATGCTATCAATCAGGTAATCGGGCATATGGCGGCTAAGAAACAGGGTTTTTCTTTGGTGTTTTTTCAACGCATTTGCCAATGTCAGGCAGCGCATAACATGGCCGGTGCCAATAATAGAAGAAGCATCCACCCTGAACGCAATGGTCATACTGGCCATCCGTGTTGTTGCAAAAATGCATGCTGTAATTCTGCATGATGCCAATCTTCCGGTGTATCGATATCCTGCACCAAAAGCCGAGGGATTTCTATGGTGGTACTATAGGCGGCAAAAGTGGTTTTTTGCTCGCTCCACGCTTCTGGCCGCCCCCAATAAAATTGGCCAGCATCGTGATATGCCACGGGTAAATCCTGCGTGCGAGACGAAAATTTATCGGGAAACAGCATTTCTATTCCACCCTCCGGCATGTGCGTAAACCCCCGTGATACCGGAGAAGCATAGGGTGCTGCTGCTACCACATACTCCCACGCACCATCCATAAGCACCTTTAATCCCTGCTGCAAAAACTTTGGCTGTATAAACGGCGCTGTGGCATATACACAACATACTGCCTGCATATCCCACCCCGCTTGTTTAGCCCATTGTACCGCATGTGCCATTACTTCAAGGGTGCCCGTATTATCATCTGCCAAAGCTGCTGGCCGCATGAATGGCACCTCTGCTCCCCATAGCGTTGCCATCGCTGCGATAGCCTCGCTATCGGTAGACACAATTATATGATCAAACAATCCGGAGGCACGCACCGCCTCTATTGACCATGCAATCATGGGTTTGCCACAAAACGTTGCAATATTTTTATTCGCAATGCGCTTACTGCCGCTTCGGGCAGGAATAACTGCCAGATTCATGATTGCACCGCCATTTCAAGTGCTGTAGCAACCTGCTGTTGTTGCGTTTCATTCATGGTGGCAAATAACGGAATGGTTAAGGCGCGATCATAGTATTTCTCGGCTTCGGGACAATGGCCTTTCACAAACCCCAACGCCTGATAATAAGGGTGATGATACACGGGAATATAATGCAGGTTCACGCCAAT
Proteins encoded in this region:
- the pseF gene encoding pseudaminic acid cytidylyltransferase, with the protein product MNLAVIPARSGSKRIANKNIATFCGKPMIAWSIEAVRASGLFDHIIVSTDSEAIAAMATLWGAEVPFMRPAALADDNTGTLEVMAHAVQWAKQAGWDMQAVCCVYATAPFIQPKFLQQGLKVLMDGAWEYVVAAAPYASPVSRGFTHMPEGGIEMLFPDKFSSRTQDLPVAYHDAGQFYWGRPEAWSEQKTTFAAYSTTIEIPRLLVQDIDTPEDWHHAELQHAFLQQHGWPV